A single Trypanosoma brucei gambiense DAL972 chromosome 9, complete sequence DNA region contains:
- a CDS encoding ATP-dependent DEAD/H RNA helicase, putative, with protein MSLSRTENNGTTSDTPAREFNNNERNAPVNNGGAGRGGRWAFRGDFRSDEGGERKGKPWGRFPQGDGERGNRGYGGGYRGRGGRGRGGGGGGRFREGSFGFENRAQQQPPREGLMNDQAPQEERQPTEESEPVQRGRFDVDFYDRPRRRGRGRQYGGRGDNDGGRGFFGGDNNERQPQKQRQQNPKPFGQQQQQQQLEPQQEDEQEAVASPQQQYNQQQRQPERRPDTAPTMDPISTNPNRTQRAPRFRKNCRDEREIEKLFESHHQQKGISLENYASIPVDIVPRDIDAVESFEDLFVEPALALNIAKCGYKEPTPVQRYGIPVCLNGNDLMACAQTGSGKTAAFLVPVVHYILKNGVSPAKDRISHPIAVIMAPTRELALQIYDEVRKLTFRTDIFYDVVYGGTPYPTRFENDILVACPGRLKDIFDRNIVSFSCVKFLILDEADRMLEMGFEEQIEYLVASRYSDMPSSEERQTLMFSATFPQRILNLAKRYLRPKYYLLTVGRVGSTTKNITQKLERVPEAEKKDKLFDIIYKQKQTDLVLIFVETKRSAEQLHSALKSSGIPSTTIHGDRRQSDREIALKDFKSGITPILVATDVASRGLDIPNVAHVIQYDLPKEMDDYTHRIGRTGRAGNKGVATSFYDRNNRNLAVELYHYLREHEQEVPMWLENEKDAVEGERFVGGTRGGNRRGGGESRAAAPLGNSTWGEAATGRGGRQGGQRQQECKESNVDDGGF; from the coding sequence atgaGTTTATCCCGCACAGAAAACAACGGCACCACCAGTGACACTCCGGCTCGTGAGTTCAACAACAATGAACGTAACGCGCCAGTGAACAACGGTGGCGCGGGTCGAGGGGGCCGTTGGGCCTTTCGGGGTGATTTCCGCTCAGATGAGGGGGGTGAACGTAAGGGAAAGCCGTGGGGGAGGTTCCCGCAAGGGGATGGTGAAAGAGGCAATCGCGGTTACGGTGGAGGTTATCGAGGCCGTGGCGGCAGGGGtcgcggtggcggtggcggtggcagATTCCGTGAAGGCAGTTTTGGTTTCGAGAACCGAGCACAACAACAGCCACCGCGTGAGGGGTTAATGAATGACCAGGCTCCTCAAGAGGAGAGACAACCAACGGAAGAATCAGAACCGGTGCAGAGGGGACGGTTTGACGTTGATTTCTATGACAGACCTCGCCGCCGGGGCCGAGGCCGGCAGTATGGTGGTAGAGGGGATAATGACGGTGGAAGGGGCTTCTTCGGGGGAGATAACAACGAGAGGCAACCACAGAAACAGAGGCAACAAAACCCAAAGCCGTTTggtcagcagcagcagcagcagcagctggaACCACAGCAGGAGGATGAACAAGAGGCCGTAGCGTCGCCACAACAGCAGTACAatcagcagcaacggcagcctGAGAGGAGGCCCGATACAGCTCCCACAATGGATCCCATTTCTACGAACCCTAACCGCACACAACGCGCGCCACGTTTCCGAAAGAACTGTCGCGACGAAAGGGAGATCGAGAAGCTGTTCGAGAgtcatcatcaacaaaaagGTATCTCTCTCGAGAACTATGCCAGTATTCCCGTCGACATCGTCCCCCGTGATATTGATGCTGTTGAAAGCTTTGAAGACCTCTTCGTCGAGCCAGCACTTGCTTTGAATATTGCAAAGTGTGGATATAAGGAACCGACCCCCGTTCAGCGCTACGGTATCCCCGTCTGTCTTAACGGTAATGACCTCATGGCATGTGCGCAGACAGGTTCCGGAAAGACAGCAGCATTCCTTGTTCCAGTCGTGCACTACATTCTAAAAAATGGTGTTTCTCCAGCAAAGGACCGCATCAGCCACCCCATTGCCGTCATCATGGCTCCAACTCGAGAATTGGCGTTGCAGATATATGATGAAGTCCGCAAACTGACGTTTCGCACAGATATCTTCTACGATGTCGTTTACGGTGGCACACCGTACCCTACGCGTTTTGAGAACGATATTCTTGTTGCCTGCCCAGGCCGCCTGAAGGACATTTTTGATCGTAACATTGTTTCTTTCAGCTGTGtcaagtttctcattctggaCGAAGCGGATCGTATGCTTGAGATGGGGTTTGAAGAACAGATTGAGTACCTTGTTGCCTCACGCTACTCCGACATGCCTTCAAGTGAGGAAAGGCAAACACTCATGTTTAGTGCTACCTTTCCACAACGCATTCTCAATCTCGCGAAACGGTACCTGCGACCGAAGTACTACCTCCTAACGGTCGGCCGTGTGGGCtcaacaacgaaaaacatAACTCAAAAACTTGAGCGGGTGCCGGAAGCGGAGAAGAAGGATAAACTTTTCGATATCATTTACAAGCAGAAGCAAACTGATCTTGTCCTGATATTTGTGGAGACCAAGCGGTCAGCTGAGCAACTTCACAGTGCCCTTAAAAGCAGCGGCATCCCCAGTACCACCATCCATGGTGACCGCCGCCAGAGCGACCGAGAGATCGCATTGAAAGATTTCAAGAGCGGCATTACGCCTATTTTGGTGGCAACTGACGTTGCTTCTCGCGGTCTTGATATCCCCAACGTTGCCCATGTTATTCAGTACGACTTACCAAAGGAAATGGATGATTACACCCACCGTATCGGGCGTACCGGACGAGCTGGAAACAAGGGAGTTGCAACTTCATTTTACGACAGAAATAACCGCAATCTTGCTGTGGAACTGTACCACTACCTGCGTGAACACGAACAGGAGGTACCTATGTGgcttgaaaatgaaaaggatgCCGTAGAGGGAGAGCGGTTTGTTGGCGGCACGCGCGGTGGGAACCGGCGAGGTGGCGGCGAAAGCCGTGCCGCTGCTCCACTTGGAAACTCGACATGGGGTGAAGCCGCTACTGGCAGAGGTGGCCGCCAAGGCGGTCAGCGGCAGCAGGAATGCAAAGAATCGAATGTGGATGACGGAGGCTTCTAA
- a CDS encoding riboflavin kinase, putative, which yields MRQTGSFQPFFLRGKVVHGKGRGGSQLGFPTANIGLDKDVMECLQPYKNLVVYGWGTVSQVPGKERESFGPYPFAASIGFNMQFDEKTLTVEPYFLHEFGWDFYGAVVKIIVLGEIRSMGSFHSLQALVDTIKSDVQFTRDMLQKPQLQEFSRHSLFESPSSTIPYFEDLPDE from the coding sequence aTGCGACAAACTGGAAGTTTTCAGCCGTTCTTCTTGCGTGGAAAAGTAGTGCATGGCAAAGGTCGGGGAGGTTCACAACTTGGTTTTCCAACCGCTAACATTGGTCTCGATAAAGATGTTATGGAGTGCTTGCAACCGTACAAAAACCTTGTGGTTTATGGATGGGGAACTGTTTCACAGGTCCCCGGAAAAGAGCGAGAGAGTTTCGGTCCTTATCCATTTGCCGCCTCTATAGGATTCAACATGCAATTTGATGAAAAAACACTTACCGTTGAGCCATATTTTTTGCATGAATTTGGTTGGGACTTCTACGGTGCCGTTGTGAAGATAATTGTGCTTGGGGAAATCCGAAGCATGGGTTCTTTTCATTCACTGCAGGCGCTAGTAGATACTATAAAAAGTGATGTCCAATTTACACGGGACATGTTGCAAAAACCGCAACTTCAAGAGTTCTCGCGTCACTCATTGTTTGAGTCACCCTCTTCCACCATTCCGTACTTCGAGGATCTACCCGATGAGTGA
- a CDS encoding glycerol kinase, glycosomal, giving the protein MKYVGSIDQGTTSTRFIIFDERQRPVSVHQVPHTQHTPHPGWLEHDPMEIFRSACKCMSVAIAKLRQKDASFRKIEAIGITNQRETTVAWDRVTKEPLCYAPVWNDLRTYDITKKVTAELGGGDSMFASKITGLPVSTYFAAFKMRWMLENVPAVADACRRGTLCFGTIDTWLMYKLSGGKAFVTDVTNASRTFLMDLRTRKWSPELCEKLKIPMETLPEIRSNSELFGYVETDECGVAAALNERTPIMGSIGDQQSALFGNMCFEKGEAKNTYGTGCFLLMNVGEEARFSKHGLLSTVGFQVGRDGPCYYALEGAIACAGATVEWMRRNMNLFSHITECEKLARSVPGTQGIVFVPAFSGLLAPYWDPSARGTIVGMTLKTTRAHVIRAALQAIALQLNDVVGSMKRDAGLNLSSLRVDGGLSKNGLLMEIQASLLGVDILVPSMHETTALGAALCAGLAAGVWTSLEEVKAVSRRENSWKTVSPSGSAMEREAMIAEWREALKRTKWAKL; this is encoded by the coding sequence ATGAAGTACGTCGGATCCATTGACCAGGGAACAACCAGCACccgcttcatcatcttcgATGAGCGGCAGCGCCCCGTCTCGGTGCACCAGGTTCCCCATACCCAGCACACACCCCACCCCGGCTGGTTGGAGCATGACCCGATGGAGATTTTCCGCTCCGCATGCAAGTGCATGTCCGTTGCCATCGCAAAGCTGAGGCAAAAGGACGCCTCTTTCCGCAAGATTGAGGCGATTGGAATCACGAACCAACGTGAGACAACGGTGGCGTGGGATCGCGTTACCAAGGAACCGCTGTGCTACGCCCCTGTTTGGAATGACCTGCGCACGTACGACATCACCAAGAAGGTGACTGCGGAGCTCGGTGGTGGGGATTCCATGTTCGCATCCAAAATTACTGGCTTGCCTGTAAGCACGTATTTCGCTGCGTTCAAGATGCGGTGGATGCTCGAGAATGTTCCAGCTGTTGCTGACGCATGCCGTCGTGGGACGCTTTGCTTCGGCACGATCGACACATGGCTCATGTACAAGCTGAGTGGTGGCAAGGCGTTTGTGACAGACGTGACGAACGCGTCACGCACCTTCCTTATGGATTTGCGCACGCGGAAATGGTCTCCTGAATTGTgcgagaaactgaagatcCCGATGGAAACGCTCCCCGAGATTCGCAGTAACAGTGAACTCTTCGGATATGTGGAGACGGACGAATGCGGTGTTGCAGCTGCCCTCAACGAGAGGACGCCTATTATGGGCAGTATTGGTGATCAGCAGTCTGCGCTTTTCGGAAATATGTGCTTCGAGAAGGGTGAGGCCAAGAACACATACGGCACCGGCTGCTTCCTGTTGATGAACGTGGGAGAGGAGGCCCGTTTCTCGAAGCACGGTTTACTTTCGACAGTGGGCTTCCAGGTGGGCCGCGATGGACCATGCTACTATGCACTGGAAGGCGCGATCGCGTGCGCTGGTGCTACGGTGGAGTGGATGAGAAGGAACATGAACCTCTTCAGTCATATCACAGAGTGTGAGAAGTTGGCCCGCAGTGTCCCCGGGACGCAAGGTATTGTCTTTGTGCCCGCCTTCTCTGGACTGTTGGCGCCCTATTGGGATCCATCGGCCCGTGGTACCATCGTGGGCATGACACTCAAGACGACTCGCGCGCACGTCATCCGCGCTGCGCTGCAGGCCATTGCTCTCCAGTTGAACGATGTTGTTGGTTCGATGAAACGTGACGCTGGGCTTAATCTGAGCTCCCTCCGTGTTGACGGTGGGTTGTCTAAGAACGGTCTGCTCATGGAGATTCAAGCAAGTTTGTTGGGCGTGGACATCTTAGTGCCATCAATGCATGAGACAACTGCACTCGGTGCGGCACTGTGTGCAGGACTTGCGGCTGGTGTATGGACTTCACTGGAAGAAGTTAAGGCCGTGTCGCGACGCGAGAATTCGTGGAAGACTGTCAGCCCCAGCGGCTCTGCCATGGAGCGTGAGGCAATGATCGCAGAGTGGCGCGAGGCGCTCAAGAGGACGAAGTGGGCAAAATTGTAG
- a CDS encoding glycerol kinase, glycosomal yields the protein MKYVGSIDQGTTSTRFIIFDERQRPVSVHQVPHTQHTPHPGWLEHDPMEIFRSACKCMSVAIAKLRQKDASFRKIEAIGITNQRETTVAWDRVTKEPLCYAPVWNDLRTYDITKKVTAELGGGDSMFASKITGLPVSTYFAAFKMRWMLENVPAVADACRRGTLCFGTIDTWLMYKLSGGKAFVTDVTNASRTFLMDLRTRKWSPELCEKLKIPMETLPEIRSNSELFGYVETDECGVAAALNERTPIMGSIGDQQSALFGNMCFEKGEAKNTYGTGCFLLMNVGEEARFSKHGLLSTVGFQVGRDGPCYYALEGAIACAGATVEWMRRNMNLFSHITECEKLARSVPGTQGIVFVPAFSGLLAPYWDPSARGTIVGMTLKTTRAHVIRAALQAIALQLNDVVGSMKRDAGLNLSSLRVDGGLSKNGLLMEIQASLLGVDILVPSMHETTALGAALCAGLAAGVWTSLEEVKAVSRRENSWKTVSPSGSAMEREAMIAEWREALKRTKWAKL from the coding sequence ATGAAGTACGTCGGATCCATTGACCAGGGAACAACCAGCACccgcttcatcatcttcgATGAGCGGCAGCGCCCCGTCTCGGTGCACCAGGTTCCCCATACCCAGCACACACCCCACCCCGGCTGGTTGGAGCATGACCCGATGGAGATTTTCCGCTCCGCATGCAAGTGCATGTCCGTTGCCATCGCAAAGCTGAGGCAAAAGGACGCCTCTTTCCGCAAGATTGAGGCGATTGGAATCACGAACCAACGTGAGACAACGGTGGCGTGGGATCGCGTTACCAAGGAACCGCTGTGCTACGCCCCTGTTTGGAATGACCTGCGCACGTACGACATCACCAAGAAGGTGACTGCGGAGCTCGGTGGTGGGGATTCCATGTTCGCATCCAAAATTACTGGCTTGCCTGTAAGCACGTATTTCGCTGCGTTCAAGATGCGGTGGATGCTCGAGAATGTTCCAGCTGTTGCTGACGCATGCCGTCGTGGGACGCTTTGCTTCGGCACGATCGACACATGGCTCATGTACAAGCTGAGTGGTGGCAAGGCGTTTGTGACAGACGTGACGAACGCGTCACGCACCTTCCTTATGGATTTGCGCACGCGGAAATGGTCTCCTGAATTGTgcgagaaactgaagatcCCGATGGAAACGCTCCCCGAGATTCGCAGTAACAGTGAACTCTTCGGATATGTGGAGACGGACGAATGCGGTGTTGCAGCTGCCCTCAACGAGAGGACGCCTATTATGGGCAGTATTGGTGATCAACAGTCTGCGCTTTTCGGAAATATGTGCTTCGAGAAGGGTGAGGCCAAGAACACATACGGCACCGGCTGCTTCCTGTTGATGAACGTGGGAGAGGAGGCCCGTTTCTCGAAGCACGGTTTACTTTCGACAGTGGGCTTCCAGGTGGGCCGCGATGGACCATGCTACTATGCACTGGAAGGCGCGATCGCGTGCGCTGGTGCTACGGTGGAGTGGATGAGAAGGAACATGAACCTCTTCAGTCATATCACAGAGTGTGAGAAGTTGGCCCGCAGTGTCCCCGGGACGCAAGGTATTGTCTTTGTGCCCGCCTTCTCTGGACTGTTGGCGCCCTATTGGGATCCATCGGCCCGTGGTACCATCGTGGGCATGACACTCAAGACGACTCGCGCGCACGTCATCCGCGCTGCGCTGCAGGCCATTGCTCTCCAGTTGAACGATGTTGTTGGTTCGATGAAACGTGACGCTGGGCTTAATCTGAGCTCCCTCCGTGTTGACGGTGGGTTGTCTAAGAACGGTCTGCTCATGGAGATTCAAGCAAGTTTGTTGGGCGTGGACATCTTAGTGCCATCAATGCATGAGACAACTGCACTCGGTGCGGCACTGTGTGCAGGACTTGCGGCTGGTGTATGGACTTCACTGGAAGAAGTTAAGGCCGTGTCGCGACGCGAGAATTCGTGGAAGACTGTCAGCCCCAGCGGCTCTGCCATGGAGCGTGAGGCAATGATCGCAGAGTGGCGCGAGGCGCTCAAGAGGACGAAGTGGGCAAAATTGTAG